The Populus alba chromosome 4, ASM523922v2, whole genome shotgun sequence genome contains a region encoding:
- the LOC118059652 gene encoding subtilisin-like serine-protease S isoform X1 has product MGDSLLDTVIKIYHIHLAAGRDSVVSVFKSRMNKLHTTRSWEFLGLNPLCGNNQGPVTSSAPDVIGGVIDGGSWPESESFSDTGSGAVPIKFKGECVAGENFTSDNCNRKVIGARFYFKGFEAGNGPLEDIGGSFFRSARDSGGHGSHTSSTIAGAIVPNV; this is encoded by the exons ATGGGTGATTCACTGTTAGATACAGTTATAAAGATTTATCACATTCATCTTGCTGCAGGAAGGGATTCGGTTGTTTCTGTGTTCAAGAGCCGGATGAATAAGCTCCACACAACACGTTCATGGGAGTTTTTAGGATTAAATCCTCTCTGTGGGAATAACCAAGGGCCTGTGACTTCGTCAGCGCCCGATGTTATTGGTGGTGTCATTGACGGAG GATCTTGGCCTGAGTCAGAGAGCTTCAGCGATACAGGCTCAGGCGCTGTGCCCATAAAATTCAAGGGAGAATGTGTTGCTGGTGAAAATTTTACATCAGATAACTGCAACAG AAAAGTTATAGGAGCAAGGTTCTACTTCAAAGGATTTGAAGCCGGTAATGGGCCTTTAGAAGATATTGGTGGCTCTTTCTTCCGATCAGCGCGAGACAGTGGTGGCCATGGATCCCACACTTCCTCAACTATAGCTGGAGCTATAGTGCCTAATGTTTAG
- the LOC118059652 gene encoding subtilisin-like serine-protease S isoform X2 has product MNKLHTTRSWEFLGLNPLCGNNQGPVTSSAPDVIGGVIDGGSWPESESFSDTGSGAVPIKFKGECVAGENFTSDNCNRKVIGARFYFKGFEAGNGPLEDIGGSFFRSARDSGGHGSHTSSTIAGAIVPNV; this is encoded by the exons ATGAATAAGCTCCACACAACACGTTCATGGGAGTTTTTAGGATTAAATCCTCTCTGTGGGAATAACCAAGGGCCTGTGACTTCGTCAGCGCCCGATGTTATTGGTGGTGTCATTGACGGAG GATCTTGGCCTGAGTCAGAGAGCTTCAGCGATACAGGCTCAGGCGCTGTGCCCATAAAATTCAAGGGAGAATGTGTTGCTGGTGAAAATTTTACATCAGATAACTGCAACAG AAAAGTTATAGGAGCAAGGTTCTACTTCAAAGGATTTGAAGCCGGTAATGGGCCTTTAGAAGATATTGGTGGCTCTTTCTTCCGATCAGCGCGAGACAGTGGTGGCCATGGATCCCACACTTCCTCAACTATAGCTGGAGCTATAGTGCCTAATGTTTAG